The following are encoded together in the Bradysia coprophila strain Holo2 unplaced genomic scaffold, BU_Bcop_v1 contig_94, whole genome shotgun sequence genome:
- the LOC119085476 gene encoding uncharacterized protein LOC119085476 produces MVDEKELQGENGPEPQPDQGLKTPTDINALIVKLPTFWASNPRTWFIQAEAQFSLGKITSDVSKYNYVVATLPQDIAESVSDILENPPASDLYKNLKDELIGRHSLSLESRIRKLTSDEEIGDKKPSEFFRTLKRLAGNCGTVGDELLKKLWMGRLPQAISVALIPQKDDEIGNLMKLADQVWEAIKTANISAVSQ; encoded by the exons ATGGTTGACGAAAAGGAGTTACAAGGTGAAAATGGTCCAGAACCACAGCCTGATCAAGGGTTAAAAACTCCAACCGACATTAACGCTCTTATAGTGAAATTGCCAACGTTTTGGGCAAGTAATCCGCGTACTTGGTTTATACAGGCAGAAGCACAATTCTCGTTAGGTAAAATCACATCTGATGTTAGTAAGTACAATTACGTCGTAGCTACGTTGCCTCAAGACATAGCCGAATCGGTATCGGATATTTTAGAGAATCCCCCAGCGAGCGATTTGTATAAGAATTTGAAAGACGAGCTTATTGGTCGTCATTCATTGAGTTTGGAAAGCCGGATAAGGAAGTTAACATCCGATGAAGAGATCGGCGATAAAAAGCCGTCTGAGTTTTTTAGGACCCTTAAGCGTTTAGCAGGCAACTGCGGTACGGTTGGTGATGAGTTGTTGAAAAAGCTGTGGATGGGTAGACTTCCTCAGGCGATCAGTGTAGCTCTTATTCCTCAAAAGGACGATGAGATTGGTAACTTGATGAAATTGGCTGACCAAGTGTGGGAAGCAATAAAAACAGCTAACATCTCTGCT GTCTCGCAATAG